From Thermus tengchongensis, one genomic window encodes:
- a CDS encoding DNA-directed RNA polymerase subunit alpha, whose protein sequence is MLESKLKAPVFTVRTQGREYGEFVLEPLERGFGVTLGNPLRRILLSSIPGTAVTSVYIEDVLHEFSTIPGVKEDVVEIILNLKELVVRFLDPKMQTTTLVLKAEGPKVVKAGDFVVPPDAEILNPDLTIATLDRGGKLYMEVRVDRGVGYVPAERHGIKDRINSIPVDAIFSPVRRVAFQVEDTRLGQRTDLDKLTLRIWTDGSVTPLEALNQAVEILKEHLSYFANPQASALPTPEPVPAERTEGEEDLDLPLEELGLSTRVLHSLKEEGIESVRALLALNLKDLKNIPGIGERSLEEIREALAKKGFALKE, encoded by the coding sequence ATGTTAGAGAGCAAGCTGAAGGCCCCGGTCTTCACGGTGCGCACCCAGGGGCGGGAGTACGGGGAGTTTGTCCTGGAGCCCCTGGAGCGGGGATTCGGCGTCACCCTGGGCAACCCCTTGCGGCGGATTCTCCTTTCCTCCATCCCCGGGACCGCGGTCACCAGCGTCTACATTGAGGATGTCCTCCACGAGTTCTCCACCATTCCTGGGGTCAAGGAGGACGTGGTGGAGATCATCCTGAACCTCAAAGAGCTGGTGGTGCGCTTCCTGGACCCCAAGATGCAGACCACCACCTTGGTCCTGAAGGCGGAAGGGCCCAAGGTGGTCAAGGCGGGGGATTTCGTGGTGCCCCCCGATGCGGAGATCCTGAACCCGGACCTCACCATCGCCACCTTGGACAGGGGGGGTAAGCTTTACATGGAGGTGCGGGTGGACCGGGGTGTGGGGTACGTGCCCGCCGAGCGCCACGGCATCAAGGACCGCATCAACTCCATCCCCGTGGATGCCATCTTCTCCCCCGTGCGCCGGGTGGCCTTCCAGGTGGAGGATACCCGGCTTGGCCAGCGTACCGACTTGGATAAGCTAACCCTGCGGATCTGGACGGATGGCTCCGTCACCCCCTTGGAGGCCTTGAACCAGGCGGTGGAGATCCTCAAGGAGCACCTTTCCTACTTCGCCAACCCACAGGCCTCCGCCCTGCCCACTCCGGAGCCGGTCCCGGCGGAGCGCACGGAAGGGGAGGAGGACCTGGACCTGCCCCTGGAGGAGCTTGGGCTTTCCACCCGGGTTCTCCATAGCCTCAAGGAGGAGGGGATTGAGTCGGTGCGGGCGCTTTTGGCCTTGAACCTCAAGGACCTCAAGAACATCCCCGGCATCGGGGAAAGGAGCCTCGAGGAGATCCGCGAGGCTTTGGCCAAAAAGGGATTCGCCCTAAAGGAGTGA
- the rpmJ gene encoding 50S ribosomal protein L36: protein MKVRASVKKMCEKCKVVRRHGRVYVICENPKHKQRQG from the coding sequence ATGAAGGTACGGGCATCGGTTAAAAAGATGTGCGAGAAGTGCAAGGTGGTGCGCCGGCACGGCCGGGTGTACGTGATCTGCGAGAATCCCAAGCACAAGCAACGGCAAGGGTAA
- a CDS encoding DMT family transporter: protein MGYLYLLLAAFLWGLIGPISRLAFQEGLAPLAVAFFRAGIAWVFFGLHALLLRQVRVERRDALPLLLFGLVGVSLFYGSYQLAVVYGGAALASVLLYTAPAWVALLSLLILKEPLDRTGLLAVALTLLGVGLMGVGGGSGVRVLYLALLFGLLSGFTYALYYIFGKLYLPRYATPTLFLYALPVGALGLLPWVEFAPLSPRAMEALLFLGVFSTYGAYLAYYAGLKRLPATRASVVATLEPVVANLFAFLLFREVLSPLGYLGALLVLLAVLLTVRR, encoded by the coding sequence ATGGGCTACCTCTACCTGCTCCTGGCTGCTTTCCTTTGGGGTCTCATCGGTCCCATAAGCCGCCTGGCCTTTCAGGAGGGGCTTGCCCCCCTGGCCGTGGCCTTCTTCCGGGCGGGCATCGCCTGGGTCTTCTTCGGCCTGCACGCCCTGCTCCTGCGCCAGGTCAGGGTGGAAAGGCGGGATGCCTTGCCCCTCCTTCTTTTCGGCCTGGTGGGGGTTTCCCTCTTCTACGGTTCCTATCAGCTGGCGGTGGTCTACGGGGGGGCGGCCTTGGCCTCCGTCCTCCTGTACACGGCCCCGGCCTGGGTGGCCCTTCTTTCCCTGTTGATCCTGAAGGAGCCCTTGGACCGCACTGGCCTTTTGGCGGTGGCCCTGACCCTGCTGGGGGTGGGGCTTATGGGCGTGGGGGGAGGAAGTGGGGTACGGGTTCTGTACCTTGCCCTTCTCTTTGGGCTCCTTTCCGGCTTCACCTATGCCCTTTACTACATCTTTGGCAAGCTCTACCTTCCCCGCTACGCCACCCCCACCCTCTTCCTCTACGCCCTGCCCGTGGGGGCCTTGGGGCTTCTGCCCTGGGTAGAGTTTGCTCCTTTGAGCCCAAGGGCCATGGAAGCCTTGCTCTTTTTGGGGGTATTTTCCACGTACGGGGCCTATTTGGCCTACTACGCGGGGTTGAAGCGCCTTCCCGCCACCCGGGCCAGCGTGGTGGCCACCCTCGAGCCCGTGGTGGCCAACCTGTTCGCCTTTCTCCTCTTTAGAGAGGTGCTTTCCCCCTTGGGCTACCTGGGGGCCTTGCTGGTCCTCCTGGCGGTCCTCCTCACCGTGCGGCGGTAA
- a CDS encoding adenylate kinase, giving the protein MGEAVIFLGPPGAGKGTQAARLAEELGFKKLSTGDILRDHVARGTPLGQEVKPIMDRGDLVPDELILALIREELSERVIFDGFPRTLPQAEALDHLLQATGTRLLGVVLVEVPEDELIARMLKRAELEGRSDDNEETIRHRLRVYREKTEPLVQYYEKTGALRRVDGLGTPDEVYARIRAALGI; this is encoded by the coding sequence ATGGGGGAAGCGGTGATCTTCTTGGGGCCGCCGGGGGCGGGAAAGGGCACCCAGGCGGCCAGGCTGGCGGAGGAGCTGGGCTTTAAGAAACTCTCCACTGGGGACATCCTGCGGGACCATGTGGCCCGGGGCACACCCCTGGGGCAGGAGGTGAAGCCCATCATGGACCGGGGGGACCTGGTTCCGGATGAGCTCATCCTGGCCCTTATTCGGGAGGAGCTTTCGGAGCGGGTGATCTTCGATGGCTTCCCCCGCACCTTGCCCCAGGCGGAGGCCCTGGACCACCTGCTTCAAGCCACCGGGACCCGGCTCCTTGGGGTGGTGCTGGTGGAGGTGCCGGAGGACGAACTCATCGCCCGTATGCTCAAGCGGGCGGAGCTCGAGGGGCGCTCGGACGACAACGAGGAGACCATCCGGCACCGGCTCCGGGTCTACCGGGAGAAAACCGAGCCCTTGGTGCAGTATTATGAAAAAACGGGTGCCTTAAGGCGGGTGGACGGCCTGGGTACCCCCGATGAGGTCTACGCCCGCATCCGGGCAGCCCTGGGAATCTGA
- the rpsM gene encoding 30S ribosomal protein S13: protein MARIAGVEIPRNKRVDVALTYIYGVGPARAKEALEKTGINPATRVKDLTEAEVVRLREYVENTWKLEGELRAEVAANIKRLMDIGCYRGLRHRRGLPVRGQRTRTNARTRKGPRKTVAGKKKAPRK, encoded by the coding sequence GTGGCGAGGATTGCAGGTGTGGAGATTCCCAGGAACAAGCGGGTGGACGTGGCCCTCACCTACATCTACGGGGTAGGGCCGGCCCGGGCCAAGGAGGCCTTGGAGAAGACGGGCATCAATCCGGCAACCCGGGTGAAGGACCTCACCGAGGCGGAGGTGGTGCGCCTTCGGGAGTACGTGGAGAACACCTGGAAGCTGGAGGGTGAGCTCAGGGCTGAGGTGGCCGCCAACATCAAGCGCCTCATGGATATCGGCTGCTACCGGGGCCTCCGCCACCGCCGTGGATTGCCGGTGAGGGGGCAACGCACCCGCACCAATGCCCGTACCCGTAAGGGACCCCGCAAGACTGTGGCGGGCAAGAAGAAAGCCCCTAGGAAGTAG
- the rpsK gene encoding 30S ribosomal protein S11 gives MARKATKKKVKRQVASGKAYIHASYNNTIVTITDPDGNPITWSSGGVIGYKGSRKGTPYAAQLAAMDAAKKAMAYGMQSVDVIVRGTGAGREQAIRALQASGLQVKSIVDDTPVPHNGCRPKKKFRKAS, from the coding sequence ATGGCCAGAAAAGCGACCAAGAAGAAAGTCAAACGGCAGGTGGCCAGCGGGAAGGCGTACATCCACGCTTCTTACAACAACACCATCGTCACCATCACTGACCCGGACGGCAACCCCATCACCTGGTCCTCGGGTGGGGTCATCGGCTACAAGGGGAGCCGCAAGGGCACGCCCTACGCCGCCCAGCTTGCGGCCATGGATGCGGCCAAGAAGGCCATGGCCTACGGCATGCAGAGCGTGGACGTGATCGTGCGCGGCACCGGGGCGGGCCGGGAGCAGGCCATCAGGGCCCTCCAGGCCTCGGGCTTGCAGGTGAAGTCCATTGTGGACGACACCCCTGTGCCCCACAACGGCTGCCGGCCCAAGAAGAAGTTCCGCAAGGCTTCATAA
- a CDS encoding glycoside hydrolase family 13 protein: MKRFQSVFLLLALALAQSHDPQDPAQFSALPQGYSVRFQAAAGEVREAHLLQEGRAWPMARQLSLPGREVWRGVLPEARPYQIRLRTPEGERLLGPFLPPAHPFRALPWLEGRVGYQIFPDRFHNGDPSNDALALEHSEFRYNLVWQERGGPRPYLSRWEDPPGPMHCCHQYYGGDLQGILQNLPYLAELGVGLLYLNPIFLAGSAHGYDVHDPLRVAPHLGDEALLGELLRRAEALGIRVIFDFVPNHTGLGFFAFQDVVRRGPASPYWDWYFIRRYPFRPGDPTAYESWWGVASLPKLNTLNPEVQAYLFGVAEHWVRFGFRGVRVDAPLELLNAEAFFRELRLRLRAVDPEVYLVGEIWERAPRWVRGDTFDSLMNYALGRDIVLRYARGLHPALFGGPRALRELAEVYALYPEAAAAMGFNLVSSHDTSRLLSDLGGDLARARLALALLFALPGVPVVWQGEECGLLGEREPHDLQRRPIPWGACSEEMRGYVRALARLKREEPALRAGAFATHLAEGSLLSFWRGQGEGALLLAFNNGQAPEILPLPPGEWRDLLTGRRFLGQAEVPGVGVLYLKRASR, translated from the coding sequence ATGAAGCGCTTCCAAAGCGTATTCCTCCTCCTGGCGCTGGCTCTGGCCCAGAGCCACGATCCGCAAGACCCGGCCCAGTTCTCCGCCCTGCCCCAAGGGTATTCCGTGCGCTTCCAGGCGGCGGCGGGGGAGGTCCGGGAGGCCCACCTCCTCCAGGAGGGGCGGGCTTGGCCCATGGCCCGGCAGCTCTCCCTGCCGGGGCGGGAGGTTTGGCGGGGGGTTCTCCCCGAGGCCCGGCCCTACCAGATCCGCCTGCGCACCCCGGAGGGGGAGCGGCTGCTCGGCCCCTTCCTGCCCCCCGCCCATCCCTTCCGGGCCCTCCCCTGGCTGGAGGGAAGGGTGGGGTACCAGATCTTCCCCGACCGCTTCCATAACGGCGACCCCAGCAACGACGCCCTGGCCCTGGAGCACAGCGAGTTCCGCTACAACCTGGTCTGGCAGGAGCGGGGCGGACCCAGGCCCTACCTCTCCCGCTGGGAGGATCCTCCAGGGCCCATGCACTGCTGCCACCAGTACTACGGCGGCGACCTGCAGGGGATTCTGCAGAACCTCCCCTACCTGGCGGAGCTGGGGGTGGGCCTCCTCTACCTGAACCCCATCTTCCTGGCGGGGAGCGCCCACGGCTACGACGTCCACGACCCCTTGCGGGTGGCCCCCCACCTGGGGGATGAGGCCCTCCTGGGAGAGCTCCTGCGGCGGGCCGAGGCCTTGGGCATCCGCGTGATCTTCGACTTTGTCCCCAACCACACCGGGCTCGGCTTCTTCGCCTTCCAGGACGTGGTGCGCCGGGGGCCCGCCTCCCCGTACTGGGACTGGTACTTCATCCGGCGCTACCCCTTCCGCCCCGGGGACCCCACCGCCTACGAAAGCTGGTGGGGGGTGGCCAGCCTGCCCAAGCTGAACACCCTGAACCCGGAGGTCCAGGCCTACCTCTTCGGGGTGGCGGAGCACTGGGTGCGCTTCGGCTTCCGGGGGGTGCGGGTGGACGCCCCCTTGGAGCTCCTCAACGCCGAGGCCTTTTTCCGCGAGCTCAGGCTCCGCCTGCGGGCGGTGGACCCCGAGGTCTACCTGGTGGGGGAGATCTGGGAGCGGGCCCCCCGCTGGGTGCGGGGGGACACCTTCGACAGCCTGATGAACTATGCCCTCGGCCGGGACATCGTCCTGCGCTACGCCCGGGGCCTCCACCCCGCCCTCTTCGGGGGGCCCAGGGCCCTGAGGGAGCTGGCCGAGGTTTACGCCCTCTACCCGGAGGCGGCCGCGGCCATGGGCTTCAACCTGGTGAGCTCCCACGACACCTCCCGCCTCCTCTCCGACCTCGGGGGGGACCTGGCCCGGGCCCGGCTGGCCCTGGCCCTCCTCTTCGCCCTCCCCGGGGTGCCCGTGGTCTGGCAGGGGGAGGAGTGCGGCCTTCTGGGGGAGCGGGAGCCCCACGATCTCCAGCGGCGCCCCATTCCCTGGGGGGCCTGCTCGGAGGAGATGCGGGGCTATGTGCGGGCCCTGGCGCGGCTCAAGCGGGAGGAGCCTGCCCTGCGGGCGGGGGCCTTCGCCACCCACCTGGCCGAGGGGTCCCTCCTCTCCTTCTGGCGGGGGCAGGGGGAGGGGGCCCTGCTCCTGGCCTTCAACAACGGCCAGGCCCCTGAGATCCTGCCCCTGCCCCCGGGGGAGTGGCGAGACCTCCTCACGGGGAGGCGCTTCCTGGGCCAGGCGGAGGTGCCCGGGGTGGGGGTGCTTTACCTCAAGAGGGCCTCGAGGTAG
- the infA gene encoding translation initiation factor IF-1 — translation MAKEKDTIRAEGVVTEALPNTTFRVKLDSGPEILAYISGKMRMHYIRILPGDRVVVEITPYDPTRGRIVYRK, via the coding sequence ATGGCGAAGGAGAAGGACACCATTCGGGCGGAAGGCGTGGTCACCGAGGCTTTGCCCAACACCACGTTTCGGGTGAAGCTGGATTCGGGACCGGAGATCCTGGCCTACATCTCGGGCAAGATGCGCATGCACTACATCCGCATCCTGCCCGGAGACCGGGTGGTGGTGGAGATTACCCCCTACGACCCCACACGGGGCCGCATCGTGTACAGGAAGTAG
- the rplQ gene encoding 50S ribosomal protein L17, with protein MRHLKSGRKLNRHSSHRLALYRNQAKSLLTHGRITTTLPKAKELTGFVDHLIHLAKRGDLHARRLVLRDLQDVKLVRKLFDEIAPKYQNRSGGYTRVLKLAERRRGDGAPLALVELVE; from the coding sequence ATGCGCCACCTGAAGTCTGGAAGAAAGCTGAACCGTCACTCTTCCCACCGCCTGGCCCTTTACCGCAACCAGGCCAAAAGCCTTCTCACCCACGGCCGCATCACCACCACCCTGCCCAAGGCCAAGGAACTCACCGGCTTCGTGGATCACCTCATCCACCTGGCCAAGCGGGGGGACCTGCACGCCCGCCGCCTGGTGCTCCGCGACCTGCAGGACGTGAAGCTGGTGCGGAAGCTCTTCGACGAGATCGCCCCCAAGTACCAGAACCGCTCCGGAGGGTACACCCGGGTGCTGAAGCTGGCGGAGCGCCGCCGGGGGGATGGGGCGCCTTTGGCCCTGGTGGAGCTGGTGGAGTAG
- the map gene encoding type I methionyl aminopeptidase, translated as MAIKLKSPWEIERMREAGALLTEVVEEVARHVEPGITTKELDRIALEAIKKRKAKPAFLGLYGFPATLCTSVNEVVVHGIPSEEPLKEGDILSVDVGLIYGGFAADMARTFPVGRVSPEAERLIQDTEAAFWEGMKYLRPGYRIGDVAHAVQTFLESRGYGVVREFVGHGVGREIHEDPQLPNFGKPGTGPKIRPGMTLALEPMVTLRPASVVILEDGWTASAGPGNLAAHYENTVLVTEEGPELLTGVSLVRAR; from the coding sequence ATGGCCATCAAGCTGAAGAGTCCATGGGAGATTGAACGCATGCGGGAGGCGGGGGCCCTCCTCACCGAGGTGGTGGAGGAGGTAGCCCGGCATGTGGAGCCGGGCATCACCACCAAGGAGCTGGACCGGATCGCCCTCGAGGCCATAAAAAAGCGCAAGGCCAAGCCGGCCTTCCTGGGTCTTTACGGGTTTCCCGCCACGCTCTGCACCTCGGTGAACGAGGTGGTGGTCCACGGCATCCCTTCGGAGGAGCCCCTGAAGGAAGGGGATATCCTTTCCGTGGATGTGGGCCTCATCTACGGGGGGTTTGCCGCCGACATGGCCCGCACCTTTCCCGTGGGTAGGGTTTCCCCGGAGGCGGAAAGGCTCATCCAGGATACCGAGGCCGCCTTCTGGGAAGGGATGAAGTACCTTAGGCCTGGCTACCGCATCGGGGATGTGGCCCATGCGGTGCAGACGTTTCTGGAAAGCCGTGGCTATGGGGTGGTGCGGGAGTTCGTGGGCCACGGGGTAGGGCGAGAGATCCACGAGGACCCGCAGCTACCCAACTTCGGCAAACCGGGAACGGGCCCCAAGATCCGGCCTGGCATGACCCTGGCCCTCGAGCCCATGGTCACCCTACGCCCGGCTTCTGTGGTAATATTGGAAGATGGCTGGACGGCGAGCGCCGGACCTGGCAACCTCGCCGCCCACTACGAGAACACCGTCTTGGTGACGGAAGAGGGCCCGGAGCTTCTCACCGGGGTTTCCCTTGTGCGGGCGCGGTAG
- a CDS encoding tetratricopeptide repeat protein — protein sequence MTRPFPKALTLLLGLGLALAQPAWERAESLFKAGEYAQAVLAYEEALAQDYGRLEAHLGLGVSLFRLGRLEEARFAFDQMVRVFPERYEGHYNLGQVYLRLGKPKEAAEAFAKAAELSPTEEAYLGWASALAEAGQAKEAAEVLRKGLTPERSPAYHLALAQALYAAGARAEAVPVLYGLLNREPRVAEGWDLLARILAEEGLKERALRELDRGLKAVEGKARARLLLRKALLSSRPEPLLKEAYALDPSLWEAAYLLGQARLEAGDAKGALDYLLSAYRASPEPQVALALAAAYLRLKDYKNAYRYAEEAGPPGSFLKAQAAYALGRKEEALKLLEGLTSPEAQALKGTLLLEMGRFEEALALLRPLYESGRDPGVGVNLAAALVALGRFGEAELVLREVLGRAPRQAAAWYNLGLALKGLGRDAEAERALNQAAALGSREARALLRR from the coding sequence ATGACGAGACCTTTTCCCAAAGCCTTAACCCTTCTCCTGGGGCTCGGTCTGGCTTTGGCACAACCCGCTTGGGAGCGGGCGGAGTCCTTGTTCAAGGCCGGGGAGTATGCCCAAGCCGTCCTGGCTTATGAGGAGGCCCTGGCCCAGGACTATGGCCGCCTCGAGGCCCACTTGGGCCTTGGGGTGAGCCTCTTCCGCTTGGGCCGCCTCGAGGAGGCCCGCTTCGCCTTTGACCAGATGGTCCGGGTTTTCCCCGAACGTTACGAGGGCCATTACAACCTGGGCCAGGTGTACCTGCGCCTGGGAAAGCCCAAGGAGGCAGCGGAGGCCTTTGCCAAGGCGGCGGAGCTTTCCCCCACGGAGGAAGCCTACCTGGGGTGGGCCAGCGCCCTTGCCGAGGCAGGCCAGGCCAAGGAGGCGGCGGAGGTTTTGCGCAAAGGCCTTACCCCGGAGCGAAGCCCCGCCTACCACCTGGCCCTGGCCCAGGCCCTTTACGCCGCGGGGGCCCGGGCCGAGGCGGTGCCGGTGCTCTACGGCCTTCTCAACCGGGAGCCCAGGGTGGCCGAGGGTTGGGACCTTTTGGCCCGCATCCTGGCGGAGGAGGGACTTAAGGAAAGGGCCCTTAGAGAGCTGGACCGGGGTCTCAAGGCGGTGGAGGGGAAGGCCAGAGCGAGACTCCTTTTGCGCAAGGCCCTTCTTTCCTCCCGCCCGGAACCCCTCCTTAAGGAGGCCTACGCCCTGGATCCTTCCCTATGGGAGGCCGCCTACCTCCTGGGGCAGGCTCGCCTGGAGGCGGGGGACGCCAAGGGGGCCCTGGACTACCTGCTTTCTGCCTACCGGGCCAGCCCCGAGCCCCAGGTGGCCCTGGCCCTGGCGGCGGCCTACCTGCGGCTTAAGGACTATAAGAACGCCTACCGGTACGCGGAGGAGGCAGGACCCCCGGGGAGCTTCCTCAAGGCCCAGGCCGCCTACGCCTTGGGCCGGAAGGAGGAGGCTTTGAAGCTCCTCGAGGGGCTTACCTCCCCGGAGGCCCAGGCCCTTAAGGGTACGTTGTTGCTGGAGATGGGCCGCTTCGAGGAGGCCTTGGCGCTCCTGCGCCCCCTCTACGAGTCCGGCCGCGATCCAGGGGTGGGGGTGAACCTGGCGGCAGCCTTGGTGGCCCTGGGGCGCTTTGGGGAGGCGGAGCTGGTCCTCAGGGAGGTGCTGGGAAGAGCCCCCAGGCAGGCGGCGGCCTGGTACAACCTGGGCCTGGCCTTAAAGGGCTTGGGCCGGGATGCGGAAGCCGAGCGGGCCTTGAACCAGGCGGCGGCCCTAGGCTCGAGGGAGGCGCGGGCCCTGCTTCGGAGGTAG
- a CDS encoding DNA cytosine methyltransferase, which yields MSARTLFVLLFLLLLVLFSWLNWGEITKPTSLSLGLTRIEAPLGLVLVVALGIVSLLYLIFTIGLETAALLEVRRYARELLHYKKLAEEAEESRYTELRRYLEEELRRLSEVEREEIRALEARLAETLEKHGNTLAAYIGELEDQLLRLLRGRGGENE from the coding sequence ATGAGCGCGCGGACCCTTTTTGTCCTCCTTTTCCTTCTTCTTTTGGTCCTCTTCTCCTGGCTCAACTGGGGAGAGATCACCAAACCCACCTCCTTGTCCCTGGGGCTCACCCGGATTGAAGCCCCTTTGGGCTTGGTCCTGGTGGTGGCTTTGGGGATAGTTTCCCTCCTCTACCTCATCTTCACCATCGGCTTGGAAACCGCAGCCCTGCTGGAGGTGAGGCGCTACGCCCGGGAGCTTCTCCACTACAAGAAGCTGGCCGAGGAAGCGGAAGAAAGCCGTTACACCGAGCTCAGGCGCTACCTGGAAGAGGAACTCAGGCGGCTTTCGGAAGTGGAAAGGGAGGAGATCCGGGCCCTCGAGGCCCGCCTGGCGGAAACCCTGGAAAAGCACGGGAACACCCTGGCCGCCTATATTGGCGAGCTGGAAGACCAGCTCCTAAGGCTCCTCCGGGGACGGGGAGGAGAGAACGAGTAA
- the rpsD gene encoding 30S ribosomal protein S4: MGRYIGPVCRLCRREGVKLYLKGERCYSPKCAMERRPYPPGQHGQKRTRRPSDYAVRLREKQKLRRIYGISETQFRNLFEEASRKKGVTGTVFLGLLESRLDNVVYRLGFAASRRQARQMVRHGHITVNGRRVDLPAYRVKPGDEIAIAEGSRNLAFIRENLEAMKGRKVGPWLSLDVEGMKGKFLRLPDREDLALPVNEQLVVEFYSR; this comes from the coding sequence ATGGGTCGTTACATTGGTCCAGTTTGCCGTCTTTGCCGCCGGGAAGGAGTCAAGCTCTATCTAAAGGGGGAGCGTTGTTACAGCCCCAAGTGCGCCATGGAGCGCCGTCCCTACCCTCCAGGGCAGCACGGGCAGAAGCGCACCCGCCGCCCTTCCGACTATGCGGTGCGCCTGAGGGAGAAGCAGAAGCTCCGCCGCATCTACGGGATCTCCGAAACCCAGTTCCGTAACCTCTTTGAGGAGGCAAGCCGCAAGAAGGGGGTTACGGGTACCGTCTTCCTGGGGCTTCTGGAGTCCCGCTTGGACAACGTGGTCTACCGGCTGGGCTTCGCCGCTAGCCGCCGCCAGGCGCGGCAGATGGTGCGCCACGGCCACATCACCGTGAACGGCCGCCGGGTGGACCTTCCCGCCTACCGGGTGAAGCCGGGGGATGAGATCGCCATCGCCGAGGGTAGCCGCAACCTGGCCTTCATCCGGGAGAACCTCGAGGCCATGAAGGGCCGCAAGGTGGGCCCCTGGCTCTCCTTGGATGTGGAGGGAATGAAGGGTAAGTTCCTGCGCCTGCCCGATCGGGAGGACCTGGCGCTTCCCGTGAACGAGCAGCTGGTGGTGGAGTTCTACTCCAGGTAG
- a CDS encoding HNH endonuclease: MDLDVPRVLVLNAAYEVMGLASIKRSVLLVLSGGAEMLSESGRYLHTPSTRIPVPSVIRLKRLVRRGPSRIPLNRRNILRRDRYTCQYCGRQGGELTVDHVLPRSRGGRSTWENLVAACRPCNLKKGDRTPEEAGMRLLKLPRAPRAPLFLSDLKEIPPDWQPYLEALLR, translated from the coding sequence CTGGACCTGGATGTCCCCCGGGTGCTGGTGCTGAACGCTGCCTACGAGGTAATGGGGCTTGCCAGCATCAAGCGCAGCGTCCTCCTGGTGCTCTCCGGTGGGGCGGAGATGCTTTCGGAAAGCGGGCGCTACCTGCACACCCCCTCCACCCGGATCCCCGTCCCCAGCGTCATCCGCCTGAAGCGCCTGGTGCGGCGAGGGCCAAGCCGCATCCCCCTAAACCGTCGCAACATCCTGAGGCGGGACCGCTACACCTGCCAGTACTGCGGCCGCCAAGGAGGGGAGCTCACCGTGGACCACGTGCTTCCCCGAAGCCGGGGTGGCCGGAGCACCTGGGAGAACCTGGTGGCCGCCTGCCGCCCCTGCAACCTGAAGAAGGGGGACCGCACCCCCGAGGAGGCGGGAATGCGCCTATTGAAGCTCCCCCGGGCGCCCAGGGCGCCCCTTTTCCTTTCCGACCTGAAGGAGATCCCCCCGGACTGGCAGCCCTACCTCGAGGCCCTCTTGAGGTAA